The proteins below come from a single Beutenbergia cavernae DSM 12333 genomic window:
- a CDS encoding YceI family protein, which produces MDESSASLLGDWDFDPAHTRIGFSAKHAMVTTVRGAFNDVTGFIHADLEDLSQSSVNVTLGAASVDTRNSQRDDHLRSPDFFDVEKWPEITFVSTNIDQIEDQDFAVSGDLTIRDVTRQVMLPITLIGVQQDATGSLRAGLEGSRRINRRDFGLEWNMPLDAGGLLVSERITLEFEISAIKRAE; this is translated from the coding sequence ATGGACGAGTCATCGGCGAGCCTGCTGGGCGACTGGGACTTCGATCCCGCGCACACGCGGATCGGGTTCTCGGCGAAGCACGCGATGGTGACCACGGTCCGTGGCGCGTTCAACGACGTCACGGGCTTCATCCACGCGGACCTGGAGGACCTGAGCCAGTCCTCCGTGAACGTGACGCTCGGCGCAGCGAGCGTCGACACGCGCAACAGCCAACGTGACGACCACCTGCGCAGCCCCGACTTCTTCGACGTCGAGAAGTGGCCCGAGATCACGTTCGTGTCGACGAACATCGACCAGATCGAGGACCAGGACTTCGCCGTGTCCGGCGACCTGACGATCCGCGACGTGACGCGCCAGGTCATGCTCCCGATCACGCTGATCGGGGTGCAGCAGGACGCCACGGGGTCGCTGCGCGCCGGGCTGGAAGGCTCTCGGCGGATCAACCGCCGCGACTTCGGGCTCGAGTGGAACATGCCGCTCGACGCCGGAGGCCTCCTGGTCTCCGAGCGCATCACTCTCGAGTTCGAGATCTCCGCGATCAAGCGCGCCGAGTAG
- a CDS encoding class I SAM-dependent methyltransferase gives MDRTFDELVAEAASEPVEGWDFSWLDGRATEERPSWGYARLLGERMARASATLDIQTGGGEVLAGVLTKPPLAVATEGWPPNVAKATALLHPLGVVVVADDDDDPPLPFADAAFDLVTSRHPVRAHWTEISRVLAPGGTYLSQEVGPSSVFELSEFFLGPQPQEAHLSRHPDHAVAAATAAGLDVVDVRLERLRMEFRDVGAVVYFLRKVIWIVPGFTVGAHRDRLRELHDLIQTNGPFVAHSSRFLIEARKP, from the coding sequence ATGGACCGCACGTTCGACGAGCTCGTCGCCGAGGCCGCCTCCGAGCCGGTCGAGGGCTGGGACTTCTCATGGCTGGACGGCCGCGCCACGGAGGAGCGCCCCTCGTGGGGATACGCGCGCCTCCTGGGCGAGCGGATGGCCCGCGCGAGCGCCACGCTCGACATCCAGACCGGAGGCGGCGAGGTCCTCGCCGGCGTCCTGACCAAACCGCCCCTGGCGGTCGCCACTGAGGGCTGGCCGCCCAACGTGGCCAAGGCCACGGCGCTGCTGCACCCGCTCGGCGTCGTCGTCGTGGCGGACGACGACGACGACCCACCCCTCCCGTTCGCGGACGCCGCGTTCGATCTGGTCACGAGCCGCCACCCGGTGCGCGCGCACTGGACGGAGATCTCGCGCGTCCTCGCTCCCGGCGGTACGTACCTGTCGCAGGAGGTCGGGCCGTCGAGCGTGTTCGAGCTGAGCGAGTTCTTCCTAGGCCCGCAGCCGCAGGAGGCGCACCTCTCGCGCCATCCCGACCACGCGGTGGCGGCGGCGACGGCGGCCGGACTCGACGTCGTCGACGTGCGCCTCGAGCGGCTGCGGATGGAGTTCCGCGACGTCGGTGCCGTCGTCTACTTCCTGCGCAAGGTCATCTGGATCGTGCCCGGGTTCACCGTCGGGGCTCACCGCGACCGCCTGCGCGAGCTGCACGACCTCATCCAGACGAACGGCCCGTTCGTCGCGCACTCGTCCCGGTTCCTCATCGAGGCCCGCAAGCCCTGA
- a CDS encoding DNA-3-methyladenine glycosylase family protein, producing the protein MATLPIVDDGVPQDLGSPRERGAAPAASTTYDPRGPLDLGATLAPLRHGPYDPTVALGPRGGWVALRTPHGTATLRIEARDAVVHADAWGAGAEWAVASVPELCGAGDDVSDFDAAAHPAVREARRRQPGLRLTRTSRVLDALAPAVLEQLIHSSEAHRAWRTLVRKHGVPAPGSGPDGPAPGGLMVAPDADGWRRVPVWDWRRAGISETRGAMIARAAAVAPALERTLALGRGGPEASRRLRSLPGVGAWTAAETLQRAHGDPDAPSFGDLHVPAAVGWALTGSAVDDAGMAELLVPWAGHRQRVVRLLLRAYGFPPRRAPRAAVPRHRRW; encoded by the coding sequence GTGGCCACGCTCCCGATCGTCGACGACGGCGTCCCGCAGGACCTGGGATCCCCGCGCGAGCGCGGCGCGGCTCCCGCCGCCTCGACGACGTACGACCCCCGCGGCCCGCTCGACCTCGGCGCGACGCTCGCCCCGCTGCGCCACGGCCCGTACGACCCGACGGTGGCCCTCGGTCCGCGCGGCGGCTGGGTCGCGCTGCGCACACCCCACGGAACAGCCACGCTGCGGATCGAGGCGCGCGACGCCGTCGTCCACGCCGACGCATGGGGCGCCGGCGCCGAGTGGGCGGTCGCCTCCGTGCCCGAGCTGTGCGGGGCCGGCGACGACGTCTCCGACTTCGACGCCGCCGCGCACCCCGCCGTCCGCGAGGCACGACGGCGGCAGCCCGGACTGCGCCTCACCCGCACGTCCCGCGTGCTCGATGCGCTCGCCCCGGCCGTGCTCGAGCAGCTCATCCACAGCTCCGAGGCGCACCGCGCCTGGCGGACGCTCGTCCGGAAGCACGGTGTGCCAGCGCCCGGCAGCGGTCCGGACGGTCCGGCGCCCGGCGGGCTCATGGTGGCGCCCGACGCCGACGGCTGGCGCAGGGTGCCCGTCTGGGACTGGCGTCGGGCCGGCATCAGCGAGACGCGCGGAGCGATGATCGCCCGGGCGGCCGCCGTCGCGCCGGCGCTGGAGCGCACCCTGGCGCTCGGCCGCGGCGGGCCGGAGGCGTCGCGCCGCCTGCGCTCCCTCCCGGGCGTCGGCGCCTGGACGGCCGCCGAGACCCTGCAGCGCGCTCACGGCGATCCGGACGCGCCGAGCTTCGGCGACCTCCACGTGCCGGCCGCGGTCGGCTGGGCTCTGACGGGTTCCGCCGTCGACGACGCCGGCATGGCCGAGCTCCTCGTGCCGTGGGCGGGACACCGGCAGCGCGTGGTCCGCCTGCTCCTGCGCGCGTACGGGTTCCCGCCCCGGCGCGCGCCCCGGGCGGCGGTCCCGCGCCACCGCCGCTGGTAG
- a CDS encoding ASCH domain-containing protein, protein MGTDRTPAAALDVATATRMWQAYAEARPAAVAACPEYTVERFGDSAALADELLSWVLGGGKRATSELVAEFGARGDDLPRIGSHWIACDGAGTPRVILRSVELRIGTMDSVDEDFAVDEGDGTREIWLEEHSAYWTRTCAARGAVLTGDDEVVFERFRVVWPPEHADPDLA, encoded by the coding sequence GTGGGCACGGATCGCACGCCCGCCGCCGCTCTCGACGTCGCGACGGCGACGCGCATGTGGCAGGCGTACGCGGAGGCCCGACCAGCCGCCGTCGCCGCCTGCCCGGAGTACACGGTCGAGCGGTTCGGCGACTCGGCAGCGCTCGCGGACGAGCTCCTGAGCTGGGTGCTCGGCGGCGGGAAGCGGGCCACGTCCGAGCTCGTCGCCGAGTTCGGCGCCCGTGGTGACGACCTCCCGCGCATCGGCTCGCACTGGATCGCGTGCGACGGCGCCGGGACGCCGCGGGTGATCCTGCGGTCCGTGGAGCTGCGGATCGGCACGATGGACTCGGTCGACGAGGACTTCGCCGTCGACGAGGGCGACGGCACCCGCGAGATCTGGCTCGAGGAGCACAGCGCGTACTGGACGCGGACGTGCGCGGCGCGAGGCGCCGTGCTCACCGGCGACGACGAGGTCGTCTTCGAGCGTTTCCGCGTCGTCTGGCCACCGGAGCACGCGGACCCCGACCTCGCCTGA
- a CDS encoding helix-turn-helix domain-containing protein codes for MLEGIGLDEESARVYRALVERPSSTSAELAPDVGLAPSRVAEILGALETAGLAARQGADSERAVASPPGVALRALLAEQERRLDAVRSDLVDLEAVYREALAGRTVPDVVDLVLGADAVRQRFAQLQAAAGQQVRAFVRSDVPFVSAEENAEEERALLRGVRYRVLVERGVLDNPRFLAAAREALPYGEYVRVAPTLPTRLLIIDDDLALLPMRRPTDDRYGAILVHPSSLLDLLVEVFETTWSRAARLTDEGEPGAVDNLEELDGSLLTLLMVGLTDSRIASQLGVSTRTVQRRVSALMDLTRVATRFQLGAEAVRRGWV; via the coding sequence ATGCTCGAAGGGATCGGGCTGGACGAGGAGTCCGCGCGCGTCTATCGCGCCCTGGTGGAGCGGCCGTCGTCGACGTCCGCGGAGCTGGCGCCGGACGTCGGGCTCGCGCCGAGCCGGGTCGCGGAGATCCTGGGAGCGCTGGAGACGGCGGGTCTCGCCGCGCGGCAGGGTGCGGACTCCGAGCGCGCCGTCGCGTCACCGCCAGGGGTAGCGCTGCGCGCGCTGCTGGCGGAGCAGGAACGGCGGCTCGACGCCGTCCGCTCCGACCTCGTCGACCTCGAGGCCGTGTACCGCGAGGCGCTCGCCGGGCGCACGGTGCCGGACGTCGTCGACCTCGTGCTGGGCGCCGACGCCGTCCGGCAGCGTTTCGCGCAGCTCCAGGCCGCGGCGGGTCAGCAGGTGCGGGCGTTCGTCCGCTCCGACGTGCCGTTCGTCTCCGCGGAGGAGAACGCCGAGGAGGAGCGCGCGCTGCTGCGGGGCGTGCGGTACCGCGTGCTCGTCGAGCGCGGCGTCCTGGACAACCCGCGCTTCCTCGCGGCCGCCCGTGAGGCACTGCCGTACGGCGAGTACGTGCGAGTGGCGCCGACGCTGCCGACCCGCCTGCTCATCATCGACGACGACCTCGCGCTCCTGCCGATGCGCCGACCCACCGACGACCGCTACGGCGCGATCCTGGTCCACCCGTCGAGCCTGCTCGACCTGCTCGTGGAGGTGTTCGAGACGACGTGGTCCCGGGCCGCGCGGCTCACCGACGAGGGCGAGCCGGGCGCCGTCGACAACCTCGAGGAGCTCGACGGCTCCCTGCTGACGCTCCTCATGGTCGGCCTGACCGACTCGCGGATCGCGAGCCAGCTCGGCGTCTCGACGCGCACGGTGCAGCGGCGGGTGAGCGCCCTCATGGACCTCACGCGCGTCGCGACCCGGTTCCAGCTCGGTGCCGAGGCCGTGCGGCGCGGCTGGGTCTGA
- a CDS encoding S8 family serine peptidase, whose product MRAPSTPTSSRARHQRRTLLAGLAATAVVLSSSALASAEPDDGSGTSEPPGAGPGAVSADGTAGRHTVTLITGDVVTLTNLADGTQTVDVEPVDPGAVVQTYVADGDIHVVPEAALPYLAAGALDDDLFDVTQLVEYGFDDASVDATPVIVEYTEARGFSAAPVTGLDLELALSSIGGAAGGADRDAAEQAWAELTSGPQAFGAGAATFAGGIEAIHLDAPVEAYLDTSVGYIHAPEAWAAGFDGSGVRVAVLDSGVDAGHPDLADVVVETQSFVPGEGVEDVNGHGTHVASTVAGSGAASDGAYRGVAPGADLLVGKVLSDVGEGLSSWIIAGMEWGAANADVVSMSLGSREASDGTDIMSEALNTITAETGTLFVVAAGNNGAPGTIGSPAAASGALTIGSIDDLTGDLSWFTSQGPLSGSGALKPDVSAPGSQITAARSQYSPGEGAYTTMDGTSMATPHVSGAAAIALQADPTLTGAQLKDLLVSSATDLGFTAYQAGSGVVDALAVVKRDVFATGSADFGMLPWGESSGPLEREVTFTNRSDADVTLDLALTVAVETPGDGDGGGGIEPGALAAEDAVVLPQNQVTVPANGTASVTLSGDHSAIEPGQQLSGTLVASVAGEPVTRTSIGMITEAERYDLTLRATGIDGQPAALYAMFFNLDTQSAESIPVDGETTLRLPAGRYSAMAFPDVETAPGVDAVALVGDPDIVLDGDTVVDLDVRAADPVTVDVGRDGLAFENRRMDYSVEGMMGSAMIPILVDELLAQPLVAESAESFGFTTRWRLREPRVTLTLDGTNLEPVEQVAAPYLDGDVSGPATDLGTGSADDVAGVALDGGIAVVRGSAEVSPPERAVNAAAAGSSLLVVVQPEDVFEWYGDELGNDAPLPVVVVSGERGEALLAALAAGEVTLDAVGKPVADDVYDVLLYTDGEIPENPTKIADDLALITTTYHGTEDRLVGEFRYDFAPGVDVGQGFPFATQRPSVRREWVSTTDARWYQDVLDVDSTWSVRDVVRSYAPGEELEASWFAPIVRPFVGAGYWAPFRQADAVQINVPGWADGGSVQHTGAMDTWSGMPGFSQNGQLYVDGVLVKEQAAQGLTVWDLPAGESRFRFVNTTTHDASVIPTSTSTVTEWEFDSSASQEEAVLPMIQAFYDVDAAIDGTVGGERAYGEPVPLGLELGHLAGAAGAAPLTSVAAEYSTDDGATWQPLELAEAGAGSGTLAPTAAFVGEREHVRAFDAAVPVPDAGGAVSLRVTAADEAGNAFSQEIATAFVAAPAQEEPVDPGPEPTDPTDPGDPGVPGPGDGDPTDAGPAPDGDGPSGSLPSTGASIGLLVLIAAAAVAGGVLLRRRFAARSTQG is encoded by the coding sequence GTGCGCGCTCCGTCCACCCCCACCTCGTCGCGTGCCCGCCACCAGCGCCGCACGCTGCTCGCAGGGCTCGCGGCGACCGCCGTCGTGCTCTCGTCCTCCGCCCTCGCCTCCGCCGAACCGGACGACGGCTCCGGGACGAGCGAGCCGCCGGGAGCCGGGCCGGGTGCGGTCTCGGCCGACGGCACCGCCGGTCGGCACACCGTCACCCTCATCACGGGCGACGTCGTCACCCTGACGAACCTGGCCGACGGCACGCAGACGGTCGACGTCGAGCCGGTGGACCCTGGCGCCGTCGTCCAGACGTACGTGGCCGACGGCGACATTCACGTGGTCCCGGAGGCTGCCCTCCCGTACCTCGCGGCCGGGGCGCTCGACGACGACCTGTTCGACGTCACGCAGCTCGTGGAGTACGGGTTCGACGACGCGTCGGTCGACGCGACGCCGGTGATCGTCGAGTACACCGAGGCGCGCGGGTTCAGCGCCGCACCTGTGACCGGGCTCGACCTCGAGCTGGCGCTGTCGAGCATCGGCGGCGCGGCGGGCGGCGCGGACCGCGACGCCGCCGAGCAGGCGTGGGCGGAGCTGACCTCCGGCCCGCAGGCGTTCGGTGCGGGCGCCGCGACGTTCGCCGGTGGCATCGAGGCGATCCACCTCGACGCCCCGGTCGAGGCGTACCTCGACACGAGCGTCGGGTACATCCACGCACCGGAGGCGTGGGCCGCCGGGTTCGATGGCTCGGGCGTCCGGGTGGCGGTGCTGGACAGCGGCGTCGACGCCGGTCACCCGGACCTCGCCGACGTGGTCGTGGAGACGCAGAGCTTCGTGCCGGGGGAGGGCGTCGAGGACGTCAACGGCCACGGCACGCACGTCGCGTCGACGGTGGCCGGCTCGGGCGCCGCGTCCGACGGCGCGTACCGCGGCGTCGCACCGGGTGCCGACCTCCTGGTCGGCAAGGTGCTGTCCGACGTCGGCGAGGGCCTGAGCTCGTGGATCATCGCCGGGATGGAGTGGGGCGCGGCGAACGCCGACGTCGTCTCCATGAGCCTCGGCAGCCGCGAGGCGTCCGACGGCACGGACATCATGTCCGAGGCGCTCAACACGATCACCGCCGAGACGGGCACGCTGTTCGTCGTCGCCGCCGGGAACAACGGCGCCCCGGGCACGATCGGGTCGCCGGCCGCGGCATCGGGTGCGCTCACGATCGGCTCGATCGACGACCTCACGGGCGACCTCTCCTGGTTCACGAGCCAGGGGCCGCTCTCCGGCTCCGGCGCGCTCAAGCCGGACGTCAGCGCACCCGGGTCGCAGATCACCGCCGCCCGCTCGCAGTACTCCCCGGGCGAGGGCGCGTACACGACGATGGACGGCACCTCGATGGCGACGCCGCACGTCTCCGGTGCTGCCGCCATCGCGCTCCAGGCCGACCCGACGCTGACGGGCGCGCAGCTCAAGGACCTCCTCGTCAGCTCGGCGACCGACCTCGGGTTCACGGCGTACCAGGCCGGCAGCGGTGTCGTCGACGCGCTCGCCGTCGTCAAACGTGACGTCTTCGCGACCGGCAGCGCCGACTTCGGGATGCTGCCCTGGGGCGAGTCCTCCGGGCCGCTCGAGCGCGAGGTGACGTTCACGAACCGGTCCGACGCCGACGTGACGCTCGACCTCGCACTGACCGTCGCCGTCGAGACCCCGGGCGACGGCGACGGCGGGGGCGGCATCGAACCCGGCGCGCTCGCCGCCGAGGACGCTGTCGTGCTGCCGCAGAACCAGGTGACGGTGCCGGCGAACGGGACGGCGTCCGTCACGCTCAGCGGCGACCACAGCGCGATCGAGCCGGGGCAGCAGCTGTCCGGCACGCTCGTCGCCTCCGTGGCCGGCGAACCGGTGACGCGCACCTCGATCGGCATGATCACCGAGGCGGAGCGCTACGACCTCACGCTGCGCGCCACCGGGATCGACGGCCAGCCGGCCGCGCTGTACGCGATGTTCTTCAACCTCGACACGCAGAGCGCCGAGAGCATCCCCGTCGACGGCGAGACCACGCTGCGCCTGCCCGCCGGGCGGTACAGCGCCATGGCGTTTCCCGACGTCGAGACGGCGCCCGGTGTCGACGCCGTCGCCCTGGTCGGCGACCCGGACATCGTGCTCGACGGCGACACGGTGGTGGACCTCGACGTCCGGGCTGCCGACCCGGTGACGGTCGACGTCGGGCGCGACGGTCTGGCGTTCGAGAACCGCCGCATGGACTACAGCGTCGAGGGGATGATGGGCTCGGCGATGATCCCGATCCTCGTGGACGAGCTGCTGGCGCAGCCGCTGGTCGCGGAGAGCGCCGAGAGCTTCGGGTTCACCACGCGCTGGCGCCTGCGCGAGCCACGCGTCACCCTCACGCTGGACGGCACGAACCTGGAACCTGTCGAGCAGGTCGCGGCGCCGTACCTCGACGGCGACGTCTCAGGCCCGGCGACCGATCTCGGGACGGGGAGCGCCGACGACGTCGCGGGCGTCGCGCTGGACGGCGGGATCGCCGTCGTGCGCGGCTCGGCCGAGGTGAGCCCGCCGGAGCGCGCCGTGAACGCGGCGGCCGCCGGGTCGTCGCTGCTCGTCGTCGTCCAGCCCGAGGACGTGTTCGAGTGGTACGGGGACGAGCTCGGCAACGACGCGCCGCTGCCCGTGGTGGTCGTGAGCGGGGAGCGCGGCGAGGCGCTGCTCGCGGCGCTCGCGGCCGGTGAGGTGACGCTCGACGCCGTCGGGAAGCCGGTCGCCGACGACGTGTACGACGTCCTGCTCTACACGGACGGCGAGATCCCCGAGAACCCGACCAAGATCGCCGACGACCTCGCGCTCATCACCACGACGTACCACGGCACCGAGGACCGGCTCGTGGGGGAGTTCCGGTACGACTTCGCGCCGGGCGTCGATGTGGGTCAGGGCTTCCCGTTCGCCACCCAGCGGCCGAGCGTGCGGCGCGAGTGGGTCAGCACGACCGACGCGCGGTGGTACCAGGACGTGCTCGACGTCGACTCGACGTGGAGCGTGCGGGACGTCGTGCGGTCCTACGCGCCCGGTGAGGAGCTCGAGGCCTCCTGGTTCGCCCCGATCGTGCGGCCGTTCGTCGGCGCCGGGTACTGGGCGCCGTTCCGCCAGGCCGACGCGGTGCAGATCAACGTGCCGGGCTGGGCCGACGGCGGGAGCGTGCAGCACACCGGGGCGATGGACACGTGGTCCGGCATGCCCGGCTTCTCCCAGAACGGCCAGCTGTACGTCGACGGCGTTCTCGTGAAGGAGCAGGCGGCCCAAGGCCTCACTGTGTGGGACCTCCCGGCGGGTGAGTCCCGCTTCCGGTTCGTGAACACGACGACGCACGACGCCTCGGTGATCCCGACGTCCACGTCCACCGTGACGGAGTGGGAGTTCGACTCCTCGGCCAGCCAGGAGGAGGCGGTGCTCCCGATGATTCAGGCGTTCTACGACGTCGACGCCGCGATCGACGGGACCGTCGGCGGCGAGAGGGCGTACGGCGAGCCCGTGCCGCTCGGCCTCGAGCTCGGCCACCTCGCCGGGGCCGCCGGCGCCGCACCGCTCACGTCCGTGGCCGCGGAGTACTCGACGGACGACGGCGCCACGTGGCAGCCGCTCGAGCTCGCCGAGGCCGGTGCCGGGTCAGGAACGCTCGCGCCGACGGCCGCGTTCGTCGGCGAGCGGGAGCACGTCCGGGCGTTCGACGCCGCGGTGCCGGTGCCCGACGCCGGCGGTGCGGTGTCGCTGCGGGTCACCGCGGCGGACGAGGCCGGGAACGCCTTCAGCCAGGAGATCGCCACGGCGTTCGTGGCCGCACCGGCGCAGGAGGAGCCGGTGGACCCGGGACCCGAGCCGACCGACCCGACCGACCCGGGCGACCCGGGCGTGCCCGGGCCCGGCGACGGCGACCCCACCGACGCCGGCCCTGCCCCTGACGGCGACGGCCCGTCTGGCTCCCTGCCGAGCACGGGCGCGAGCATCGGCCTGCTCGTGCTCATCGCCGCTGCCGCCGTCGCCGGCGGGGTGCTGCTCCGACGCCGGTTCGCGGCGCGCTCGACGCAGGGGTGA
- a CDS encoding aminoglycoside phosphotransferase family protein, translated as MSDDAEVPLSGGFANTVVKRGDTVRRNTGPWTPTVHALLRHLRSTGFDLVPEPLGIDDDGREILGFLPGDVAWWPWPPVLQRDEGIRAVASAVRQMQAALRTFDEPADAVWHGGPRTDARHQIRHGDLAPWNTLWVGDRLTGIIDWDTADPAPAGWDAAQGAWYFVPLRPLTGYRTAGPAPTIRERAHRLAVWCDELGEDPAHLLDVLDDVQRYERDRIRERGGAGEEPYATFLAKGAADDVEQERTWLAAHREELLAS; from the coding sequence ATGAGCGACGACGCCGAGGTGCCGCTGAGCGGAGGGTTCGCGAACACGGTCGTCAAGCGCGGCGACACCGTCCGGCGCAACACCGGCCCCTGGACGCCGACCGTGCACGCTCTCCTGCGGCACCTGCGCAGCACCGGCTTCGATCTGGTCCCGGAGCCGCTCGGCATCGACGACGACGGGCGCGAGATCCTGGGGTTCCTGCCCGGTGACGTCGCGTGGTGGCCGTGGCCACCCGTGCTCCAACGCGACGAGGGCATTCGGGCGGTGGCGTCGGCCGTCCGCCAGATGCAGGCGGCGCTGCGCACCTTCGACGAACCCGCAGACGCCGTCTGGCACGGCGGTCCGCGCACGGACGCCCGGCACCAGATCAGGCACGGGGACCTGGCACCGTGGAACACGCTCTGGGTCGGCGACCGCCTCACGGGGATCATCGACTGGGACACCGCAGATCCCGCGCCGGCCGGCTGGGACGCCGCGCAGGGTGCCTGGTACTTCGTGCCGCTGCGCCCCCTCACCGGCTACCGCACGGCCGGGCCCGCCCCGACGATCCGCGAGCGCGCCCACCGGTTGGCCGTGTGGTGCGACGAGCTCGGCGAGGACCCCGCTCACCTCCTCGACGTGCTCGACGACGTCCAGCGCTACGAGCGAGACCGCATCCGCGAGCGCGGCGGCGCGGGCGAGGAGCCCTACGCGACGTTCCTCGCCAAGGGCGCCGCCGACGACGTCGAGCAGGAACGCACGTGGCTCGCCGCGCACCGGGAGGAGCTCCTCGCTAGCTGA
- a CDS encoding alpha/beta fold hydrolase: MSPIGWQEREVTVGERPVFVRLGPEVPGTVPIVHVHGFGVSGVSLMPTAELLADRWTTFVPDLPGHGRSVGWGPGLDIPAIAHGLLGLLDELELERVVLLGNSMGSPVILEVAHEARDRVAGAVLVSPAGGVHNQPLARALRQLGRDAVRENPRMATIVVPDYVRFGLPSTFRLFRELTRFPSLERLLRTPVPTLAVIGTRDPLMPPPWRVREVGRLAPDHVTVVVIEGAAHVVNFSHPAELAHVVASWLDGVEIVDDPEAPGVSRVLRLPRGGRDPAVR, from the coding sequence ATGAGCCCGATCGGCTGGCAGGAACGCGAGGTCACGGTCGGTGAGCGTCCGGTCTTCGTGCGGCTCGGCCCGGAGGTCCCCGGCACCGTCCCGATCGTCCACGTGCACGGTTTCGGGGTCTCGGGGGTCTCGCTGATGCCGACGGCGGAGCTCCTCGCCGACCGCTGGACCACGTTCGTGCCGGACCTGCCGGGGCACGGGCGCAGCGTCGGATGGGGTCCCGGGCTCGACATCCCGGCCATCGCGCACGGCCTGCTGGGGCTGCTCGACGAGCTGGAGCTCGAGCGCGTCGTGCTGCTGGGCAACTCCATGGGCAGTCCCGTCATCCTCGAGGTCGCGCACGAGGCGAGGGACCGCGTCGCGGGAGCGGTTCTCGTGTCACCCGCGGGCGGCGTGCACAACCAGCCCTTGGCGCGCGCCCTGCGGCAGCTCGGTCGCGACGCCGTCCGCGAGAACCCACGCATGGCGACCATCGTGGTGCCCGACTACGTGCGCTTCGGCCTCCCGTCGACGTTCCGGCTCTTCCGCGAGCTGACGCGCTTCCCGTCGCTCGAGCGGCTTCTTCGCACGCCGGTGCCCACACTCGCGGTGATCGGCACGCGGGACCCGCTGATGCCCCCGCCCTGGCGCGTGCGCGAGGTGGGTCGTCTGGCGCCGGACCACGTCACGGTCGTGGTCATCGAGGGTGCTGCCCACGTCGTGAACTTCTCCCACCCGGCGGAGCTGGCCCACGTCGTCGCGAGCTGGCTCGACGGCGTGGAGATCGTCGACGATCCCGAGGCCCCAGGGGTGTCCCGCGTGCTGCGGCTGCCCCGTGGCGGACGGGATCCGGCGGTGCGGTAG
- a CDS encoding GNAT family N-acetyltransferase, protein MPVELRPWRPEDAPHLRRARATSPDLATQLGAVDLSTDEACSEFIAGHLGLSTTATHHAIVSDGVVVGNVGLTHIDRRHDTAWVSYWLSAAARGRGLAAPAAATVARWAFRDLDLYRLELGHRLNNPASCRVATAAGFVPEGVERAKLRYGDERFDVETHARLRTDVPPALEKLSFTPPVPALSG, encoded by the coding sequence ATGCCCGTCGAGCTCCGACCCTGGCGCCCCGAGGACGCCCCGCACCTGAGACGCGCCCGTGCGACGAGCCCGGATCTCGCGACGCAGCTCGGCGCCGTCGACCTGTCGACCGACGAGGCGTGCTCGGAGTTCATCGCCGGGCATCTCGGGCTGAGCACGACGGCGACGCACCATGCGATCGTGAGCGACGGCGTCGTCGTCGGGAACGTCGGCCTCACGCACATCGACCGCCGGCACGACACGGCCTGGGTGTCGTACTGGCTGTCGGCGGCGGCGCGTGGGCGAGGGCTCGCGGCCCCCGCGGCGGCCACCGTCGCCCGCTGGGCGTTCCGCGATCTCGACCTGTACCGGCTCGAGCTCGGGCACCGCCTGAACAACCCCGCGTCGTGCCGGGTCGCGACGGCGGCCGGCTTCGTGCCGGAGGGCGTCGAGCGGGCGAAGCTGCGGTACGGCGACGAGCGGTTCGACGTCGAGACGCACGCGCGACTGCGCACCGACGTCCCGCCGGCGCTCGAGAAGCTCTCGTTCACGCCGCCGGTGCCGGCCCTGTCGGGCTGA